DNA from Rosa rugosa chromosome 6, drRosRugo1.1, whole genome shotgun sequence:
TGTTGGTGGCTGGGACGAATTCAAGGAGTTCTCCCATGGTTGGGGATGGCGGTGGTTCTGCCTTGGACCGGTTGTATGAGTTTTGCGATCGAGACTATCGACGTTGTGAGTCACCACCTTATTGTGACAGTTTTCAGGGAACTGGAGTCAATTTGTGGAACATGATAGCAAATCAatgcaattttttattttggtttattaggtttttattttttggtttttggttaggTCTAATAAGTCTCTCCTCTATTGAGCAAGAATTTGGGTATTTTGGTGTAGTGGTTGTGCCATTGTTATGGTGGCATCGATCTCCAAGGACGTACTATTTGTTTTCATTTCAATGTTTTCTTATCGTCAATGAAATGGGGAGATGCCCCTACACGTATACTGGCGGTTTTGCTATATGGCTATAAGGATGTATCGGAACTCCTGAGATAGGTTGATTGCCTGTAGCCCGGAAGAGTGGGCGATTCATGTGGTTAGAGTTGAGTCATATCGGCTCATAGTGTCTGTAACCACGGGTTCTACATTAGGGGTATGAGTAtattgttgtaggagaatgcaattgtgtttattattgataataagagccctttaaatagggagttacaaggtacccaaaaggtaatagaatccgattacaattgaatacctagaacacattcctattacaactctaaaccctagtttgtagaggcacacattatgtcgacatccttcaacactcccccttgtgccgctcaaacttggcgatgacgctttgattgttgcctcgttaaaaaccttgccaggtaacaaaaacccagtgggacaaaaataaccctggtcgaaggacaaaaagagcacaacacgtccttcactcttcgagatcgaacttgtagacatcatgcctcccactgatgtcaatatctccccctgattgctacaatcataggagttcggataactttcttaatccgatgcttttcatatgtttctcgaaggtggattttggtaacgacttagtaaataagtccgctacattatcctcagatcggatttggttcacttcaatatttagaagtgcatgttgtcattttgatggaggggaggaggagcacggaatgtggcattttgccttgtggggtccgatcccacacttcagttatctcttttctctgtagggatagaacaagcccatatcaatcgtacctctcaaatatcgaaagattgtctttataccaatctaatggcgttgcgttggcacgaggctatatctagccaacaagttcataacaattgaggtgtctagtcttgtattgtgctaagtacaataatgcgcctattgtacataagtaagcacttctgttattaacacgtcttcgtcatcatccctgggacgaaacagatcccttttagggccaagactacggaccaccatgggagtgcatctttgactttatcaaaatgcgtaagcatctattgacacggtatacaaaaccgtgttctcccaaggtccttcctctcaaactcggatttcaggtgttcagcggttttccttaactcacaagggttccaattatatttatcaacataaaccgcgacaattgcaaatccgaaacttgtcaTGGGAACgtgtgggcatagttcatcatatcccttcccaatcaagtagtcactttagtgagcgtttcaacctcgttgcaaacgtgctccgtggtctagagccacttgacttgggtaaatgaagttcacaagaaccttcattatattccgtatctagatccccataaagatatgtagtgatcacatttgtaagctgcatgttcagttatttggaaactaccaaactgacaaggtagtggagtgcaatgacatccattacgagagaatatgtcttctcgtagtcgattccagggcgttgtgagaaactttgagccataaggtgagattaccatctctttttctcgtcacgctatctaacgaagacctactaatgtcaacaggttttatgttaggaggtgttggcatctcagccccgaaatccttcctcttcgttagtgaatccaattcaacctggatcgcatctttccatttaggccaattttctctacgttggcattcttcaacggagtaaggttcgatgtcattggtctcaataattccacgtcctcatgtacactagtgtagttcgtagagatctctatattctcaggaattggttctaacattgaggcgtcccccaacgatgtctcttggacataaccacaatccaaaatattctcatgagacggattttgagtatcaatgatcaatggatcaagttgtgccaaactcgctctcttcttagggcgagaatccatcgaacctatgggtctcctactctctctagcggaacccatggcctatgacaccattatgccacctttgtctcgtcaccataccaccatccatggtagtggtgcagtacccatcttctctgggtggcaccatgtcctcttgtggggacatcaatccttgcaggcatgtttgcagcaggtatatgtgatctcgtcacttttaggggatcaagatgagacatagtggggacagaccacgacaattcttgtagttcttgttgaacattgacgttctaatctccccctaacgacgggaagactgtctcatcaaagtgacaattcgcaaatccagcgaaatagagatcgcctgtcaagggttctacatagcggacttatagttggagactcatgtccaacaaatatatatatatgcattcgttgcaatgactcatgttgatgcgctgtggcggcgcaattggcacatgaaccgcacactcaaatatgcataaatacgagatattagactcgaacccagtcactagctgtaacgcaaataaaagttgagtggctgctatgagtcatagacgaattagcatagctgcatgcgatattgcataacccaagcggaaatattggtgcgcattaccaatgtccgggctaccatcgtagtcgtttaatggtggcttttccgcgagaccaattgggtgtgtacatgagaatatcATCTTTTCTAGTTGGAGTAGGGATTTTACAGAGTCATCCCCGTTGTTGTAATATCTTGAATtaataaattttcttttattctaaaaaaaaaatacacacccctaaaaTCTCTTTGTTTAACTTCTGCCTCAAAGTTTCTACTATATATGCCCCTCTACTTTATTACCTTTTCTTCACTAATGGCCTAATGCCTCATCTGCACTAATGCCCTTGTCATACTAAATCCATTAGAGCCTGCTTTATAGTTTTAGGGTTAGCCCATCTCCCACATATGGTCACAAATATGGTCCCATCTTGTTTGTTTCATagttgtttgtaattttttttttttttatacatcACATCAAACTAATGTCAAACTCACAATCTTCTACTTATAAAGGGGAACCTAATGATGaaatttagtttatttttctcttttagctTTGtgtaaagaacaaaaaaaaaatatttacacatgtctaattacttaatacacaccccCAAAATATTTTTGTTTAACTTCTGCCTCAAAGTTTCTAGTTTCTACCATGCCCCTCTACTTTATCACCCTTTCTTCACTAATGCCTCATCTGCACTAATACCCTTGTCATACTTTATCCACCATCTCACATTCTCAATCTCCAAAATTCCTTCGTCACTATTGATCGACGGGGATACCTTTCTTAACCTCCTAAGAGCTCTGAAGTTTCCACTCACGTCCAAATACGTTTCATCTCAAATTTTTTAACACAGTAATTCACCATCCTGTTATCAAAGATCAAAGTGTTCGCCTCCAAGTCCCTAAGCAATGGCTGCGCGGCTGTTGGTTCATTGATGTACGCATAGTATTTAGGCCAGAAGTGGCACCAGCGTCTTCTGTAGCTTGATATTGTGAGTCATTGAAGTAAGCAGGACGGTAAAAACTGCATTATTCAAATAGTGAGCCGAGGAAGGCCTCAGCAATCTCCTGCATTTTTCCAAGAACCATGGATCAGACTTCTTCAGCAGCAAACAGTGTCTCTTGACCCTTGTGGGTAACCACAATCAGCAGCTTGTCTCAAGGACCTTGAATAACCCAATTAACAACATAGTCCTACTTTATCACCCTTTCATCACTAATGCCTCATCTGCACTAATGCCCTTGTATCCTCATTATTCAATACAGTGAAATAAATTCTGGCTCCATTGTTCTTTAAAGATGATGTTTGCTGGCCTGCTGGGGTTGTATTGTTAGATACAGTGTATGTAAAACAATGGTAAGGTGGGAAATACAGGAAAATATTTAGAATCCTAGGTACTTAAAGATATTTGCTGGGTTCAAATAGCAAcactcataaaaaaaaatttataccaTTGCACACTACTGCAAATCTGTAATAATCATTGAATTATTACAAAACAAGCGGCATTTTTATTTTAACAAAATGCCATACTTCGATACTGTCATGTAACAAGAAAGATGTTAATGCCAAACTGCTTGCCCTTTGTAGTCTAAAATGGAGTAACAAAGTACGGCTACTATGACACCCATAGATGTAGGCACACTAGAATGAAGAAGTTGAGCAGTAATGGCTCAGTTATGCAGCTGCCTCATCTGCTGTTATGTCCTTGCATAACTCCTAAGCCCTGATAACATTCAGCAATAGCCAACACAGCACCACTAAATGAAAACCATTGGCAAGCCGATAGTAATTAAGTCATTGGTCAAGAATAAGAGAAACATGTGCATTAGTCACAGATTTACTCACTGTCAAGTCAGTAGAAATGAATTATACTAACTCGGTTGAAACATAATCTGTCATACTTAATCAACCATCTCAATTCCTCCAAAATTCCTTCTATCACTATTGATGGTAATGCCTTTCTTTTTGCCAGTTGACTTGTCCTCAGCACTTCAGCAGACACACTCAGGATGCCATTCGCATCAATATCATAACAAACATCGAACTTAGGAACACCCTGAGGAGCTGGAGAAATGCCTTCAATACAAAATTTACCCAAAAAGTTGTTTTCTGTAGCTACTCTACTCTCCCCTTCCTAAACTGGAAAGCACACTGTGGATTGGTTGTCAATGCTAGTAGTTACACGTGTCTTCTTCGTAAGAGGAATTCTAGAGTTTCTTGGAATCACAACCTTCATGAAATTCTTGGAACCATCATATTTATCAACATCTAACCCAAGTGAAAGAGGGGTCACATCCAAGAGTGAAGTCGTGAATCTTTCcatttccatttccattccCACTCAGGACGGCAGCTTGAACAGCCGTACCATATGCCACTGCCATATCCGGATTAATGCCCTTGCATAATTCCTTCCCCTTTGAACATTTTCTGCAATAGTTCCTGCACCTTGGGAATTCTAGAAGAGCCGCCCGAAAGAACTACATCATGGACACTGCTTACTTCCATGTTAGCATCCCTTAAACATTTCTCCACAGGCTCCATACACTTGTTAAAGAAATCCACGTTCAGTTGTTCAAATTTGGCACGAGTAAAAGTTGTAGAGAAATCAATACCCTGATCCAAACAGTCAATGtcaatttcagtttcaaatGCATAAGAAAGTCTCCTCTTTGCCTTCTCACAAGCATTTCTCAACCTCCTGAGGGCTCTCGAGTTTCCAGTCACGTCCAAATCATGCTTCCTTTTAAATTGTCCAACACAAAAGTTGACCATTCTGTTGTCAAAGTCTTTGCCTCCAAGGTGAGTGTCTCCAGCAGTGGCCTTCACTTCAAAGACACCATCCCCTATGGTAAGTAGTGACACATCTAAAGTTCCACCACCCAAGTCAAAAACCATCACATTTCTTTTGCCATACCAGCCTGCCTTCTTGTCAGTTCCATAAGCAATGGCTGTGGCAGTTGGTTCATTAATAATTCGCATGACATTTAGGCCAGCAGCGGCACCAGCTCTCTTTGTAGCTTGACGTTGTGCGTCACTGAAGTAAGCAGGGACAGTGACCACTGCATTCTTCACAGTTGAGCCGAGGAATGCCTCAGCAATCTCCCGCATCTTTCCAAGAACCATAGATGAGACTTCTTCAGCAGCAATTTGTTTCTCTTGACCTTTGTGGGTAACCATAATCATTGGTTTGTCACCAGGTCCTTCAATGACCCTGAATGGCCAGAGTTTCAAATCATTTTGAACGGTTTTGTCACTGAATCTCCTACCAGGCTACCAATTAATCTCTTTGCATCTGCAAATTAAAGACAAACGTAGAAACACAAGCACTAACTAAATTATTTCATTACAAGATCTAACACCAAATTGGTTAGTGATAATCATATGGCTACATCCTTACTCAACATTCTCTCACTCAAACTATGCCATACTATAACTACTGCAGTGTTATCATGTTATGCCTGGTAAATTGCTAATACAGGTCCCATAAATCATTCATATTTACCGGTGCATATGTTAGACAACAACACTAATACCATAATACAGTTTCCTTTTtctaagttaaaaaaaaaaaaaaaaaaggaaattatcATGTGTTGTACTCATCCTATAAATGCATTACATAATAAAAACCGAGAAGTTGAACAGGGGATAGAGTAGTCATCTGTCCTGCACAATGGATAAAGTAACGGACAATAGCTGAGAATTTTTCAAGGTATCCATTTTACTCGATCTTCATGTGTAGAACTTTAGTTTGCTTTAATCTAATTTGATAAAGCTCTTAAGTAACTGATACAAAGGCATGTACTTAAAGGAGCAGTATACACATTTCTCCTAAAAATTGAGGCATCTTCTTACATATGACAAACTTTTCAAGAATTGAATCTCTATAGATCACAAGCATTTTATCTCTATTTCGGATTTAAATCTAAATCATAGTCTTTAGAAATTGATTAATATATGGTATACCTTGCATTCATATGACGCATACATTGATACAAATCATCACAAAATACAGTTTGATGTTTCATTCCACAATATATTTTTGGTTATAAGTACTAAATTGTTATCAGATCTTAGATCTTCTATATTAGATTATTCACATTACAGATTAATTATCAACATCCTAAATTTATGAAAATAGAAAGTACTCACTCAAAACACTAGTGGGAAGATGAACTTACCAAAGATGGAGTTGGTGGGGTTCCTGATGATCTGGTTAAATGCCGCATCACCAATGAAGCGCTCAGTATCAGTGAAAGCAACAAGAGACGGAGTGGTCCTGTTGCCCTGATCATTCACTATAATTTCTACATGATCATACTGCCACACGGCCACGCACGAGTAGGTTGTCCCCAGATCAATCCCGATTGCAGGACTCTCTTCTACTCCCAGCATTCTTAGATTAATAGCACTCGAACCAAAGAAAATATTAAGAGTACTTGAAGAAGGATAAGAAGTTGAAAAATGGTAGTAGCTGGAGCTCTGCTCTATTGTATTATTCTAGCGGACTCAGAAGAATGCTTTGGTAGGTGTCCAGAATTTATTTTGGTGGGAAGATAGAGTGGTCTTTAGAATTTAAACCATCAGTGGAAGAGTTGGGGAATGTAATCGGTCTATTGGAATTTATTTTGGGTCAGTCCCACTCTTTCCAACACGATGTTATGAGACACAGTATACAATGTACATAACATGATGAGAAATTTATTTCCCTGTTTTTTTTTCCAGGGATTTGTATGATACTACGGTCCATAACAAATTTCTTACGATTGATATCAAATTCGACTCAATTGCAATCTAACATACTATCCTTGCACAGCACAACCTATTATCGCAGTGGTGTTAATGTTACTAAACAATACAGATGAAGCATTACATATGTTCATGATCataaattaaatttaaaaactGGGTCATAATTGTGGGCAACTGATACCGATCATTACCAAGATCCAGAGCATCGTGAAAAGTACTTCATAGCATGAATTTACAAAGTACTACTTGCTTTTACATTCTCTTTCCTAGATTGCAAAATGCAATCTTTACATTGCTTATGGTATTATTTTACATTGCTTATGGTATTATGACTAGTATCATACAGCAAACTAATAAGTCAAGCTTTCATCATAGACCATATTCCTCACCTTCACCTTCACAGCCCTCTTAGCAATCCTTGATTAGCCCCAGAGAGCTCACTGCAAATCCTCCCAAACTCCTCCAACATTTCCTTCACAATCCCCACTCTACTTTTCTCAACCAACATCTTCACCAAATTCACCAAGTGCTTGTTGAATTTCCCTTTCTGGGCCACCAGCTTCATCACTTGGCCCTTCTCCTCCAAACCCACAAATGGGCTTTCCAAAACCGCTTGAACCTGCTTGTTGTGGAGCAACTGCAAGAACCTCTTCACATCCTTGTGGACCAAATCAAGTGTCCTGTTGCATTGAGCAATGTCCAGGAGAGCAGCTGCATAACCAGAAGCTGGGTTTTTGTGGAGATTTGGAGATGAGAAAAGGGTTTTTGTGGGGATTGAGAATGAGGGTGTGGATAAAGTTAGAGGCTTTTGGGTGAAAAAGGTGGTTTTGGTGGTGGTTTTGTGGAGGTGGGTTTGTGGAGGAAGTTTGTGGGTGTTGTGAGAGGTCTTGAAATGGTGGAGTAGTTCACGAGATGGAGTTGAAAGAAGGGTGCTTGGGACTTTGAGAGTTGAGACAGAGCTTGAGAATGTTTCCATGGAGGAAGATGAGGATAGGTTTCAGTTTTCAGCCACTGAATGACAAAGGAATTGGAGTATGTTACCGTTGAAAGCAATTTTTCTGGATTAAAAGGAGTGGAAGCGCAACGTTGCGGACTTGCGGGCTTGAAACGTAAGCAAAGTTATGAAGAGGCCTTATAGCTCGGCCCATAATCAAACCAGTTCACCCACCATGTATAAATGTAATTAAGCAGTAGTTGCACTATCAATTATAAGccttgatgattttgttgaaaCAGAAAGGATTCAATTTGATTAGGGAGGGTCGGGAAATGTCTACTTAACCGGATTTTTATGAGAGAAATTCATTCTTAAAAATTTTACACGTTGaattacaaaaagaaaacaCGGCAAAATAAATGTTTGGGTACGGGTTTGATGTActatttcttatatatatatatatatatatatatatatatatatatatatatatatatatatatatatatatatgattaggGAGGGTCAGGAAATGTCTACTTAACCGGATTCTTatgagagaaaaaagaagaatgaaaagtGCAGACTTTCAATTTTTTCGACTACCATATAATGTAATTCAATGATTGAAACTGTTCATTCTTAAAAAATTTACACGttgaattaaaaaaagaaaacacgGCAAAATAAATGTTTGGGTGCGGGTTTGATGtactattttatatatatatattattttttattattattattttttgaaatgttgccttcaagccttgattaacgaaattgcagaatacatgggggggacgtagagcctga
Protein-coding regions in this window:
- the LOC133717965 gene encoding uncharacterized protein LOC133717965 translates to METFSSSVSTLKVPSTLLSTPSRELLHHFKTSHNTHKLPPQTHLHKTTTKTTFFTQKPLTLSTPSFSIPTKTLFSSPNLHKNPASGYAAALLDIAQCNRTLDLVHKDVKRFLQLLHNKQVQAVLESPFVGLEEKGQVMKLVAQKGKFNKHLVNLVKMLVEKSRVGIVKEMLEEFGRICSELSGANQGLLRGL